A genomic window from Arvicola amphibius chromosome 5, mArvAmp1.2, whole genome shotgun sequence includes:
- the LOC119815127 gene encoding seminal vesicle secretory protein 5-like, translating to MNPTSFFLLTLLLVLVTEAAARGPRGKFSQAFEDRSSENLHVKVLGGSEGSSSSHEEYSRSKSSWSSFKSKSPKTDFSEEGHLDYKTRGSQGEEGMSSFKSRMKTRIADK from the exons ATGAATCCCACCAGCTTCTTCCTCCTTACATTGCTCCTGGTTCTGGTAACAGAAGCAGCCGCGAGGGGACCCCGTG GAAAATTCTCACAAGCGTTTGAAGACCGTTCTAGTGAAAACCTTCACGTAAAGGTACTGGGGGGCAGTGAGGGATCAAGTTCTTCCCATGAGGAATACAGCCGAAGTAAGAGCTCATGGAGTTCCTTTAAATCAAAAAGTCCCAAAACTGACTTCAGTGAGGAAGGCCATCTTGATTACAAGACTAGAGGATCTcaaggagaagaaggaatgagCTCTTTTAAAAGCAGAATGAAAACTCGGATTGCTGATAAATAA